One stretch of Tachysurus fulvidraco isolate hzauxx_2018 chromosome 12, HZAU_PFXX_2.0, whole genome shotgun sequence DNA includes these proteins:
- the ralgapa1 gene encoding ral GTPase-activating protein subunit alpha-1 isoform X2 translates to MFSKKPHGDVRKSTQKVLDPKKDVLTRLKHLRIVIENAESSELKHFFDQNYSHIYYVFFENFVNIEANLKQKGHKSQREELDSILFIFEKILQLLPERIHGRWQFHSIGLILKKLLHTGNSLKIRREGVRLFLLWLQALQYNALREQLWIFACLIPGFPSPQCEHTPRTLDSIINPTLILHEVQVIPEEISPLVLPQSSDKAQEDLTGYFLEALLKYMVNQAKSLEWRCRENHEKGFAFLFANFKKFYLPHIFPNFSKDSSLYSPILDIPPMRPRPSYVVVKRDPDTNEALYCTKESFLNARVIFIRWLVSFWLEPKSNTLTNILGVEGENVPKNIQRAAAGLAMRLEEGGPRSAALDGGGEPEQSHSNTSTLTEREPSSSSLCSMDGENLSAIEVVKNVLYSSRTNVNFIIEVFRQAFLLPMCEAAAMRKVVRVYQEWISQEEKPPFMAEPEEDEHNIDPHDLVLGHGSENHHKERVMKDNEMLEYCVHAGLQATLQVFVINSSNVFLLEPANELKLLLEEHIDMSKRVLNIYRSLVMHQNMDQKTWEQILLVLLRVTECVMKRPPSIMPQGKKNNTLSGRLAGALFQTLIVAWIKANLNVFISRDLWDELLSVLSSLTCWEELVTEWSLTMETLTKVLARNLYSLDLNELPLDKLSEQKLKKHKGKGGGHEGQKMVVDRSFSKGWSRDPPGQTVAMRQRSATTAGSPGIEKARSIVRQKTIALRSRSTGDSLLSAAFIRSAKSAPVLIHPVHPLLPDSVLTPLADELSDMEDPPPSLRAPRVRHSSQSEESPAGEVFCVSTEVDQAPLPRSSSTSDIMEPLVKGALPVSDTPSHTDPTHCPSHSPAHSLEGADSIYEHLCQGSEPEPQLTFVPDWTFLEATPTTAQTLPDGGGTGGRVDDFTQEEMEPGPEEKEDEPELGDQSFYDCLEQCDAEQVIHQKPLCRQDATEHLVEINSAPHSGLRPRNKKRPGGGVHVTFRPSTESVHFLNPLDPKEAHWKSRLRRLGHFNAHSHPGAGPATKLRDASEEGDSVRSRQQSALLGGVYKSVAHALSKPKSHGKTTASDAHLKDLYTHFIGYFGRKAPASKDDLTQKMRPVSSDVESSNPNVSDLMDEFIQERLRSGGTSGLTRRGSSPGSLEIPKDFPDVLTHSNTTRPADDPGVPSEWTSPASASGSDIISSDSQSDSFNAFQYDSKFENFSFAPEVCAVGCMEQESVCGAAHVVDEQDHSSLTTLHIDSETSSLSQQGLSADTLTITGSRSASPVHSRSHTPSPATLTTEHTEHKDLQLDEKLHHSVLQTPDDLETSEFPTEDCSVMAGGSLTGWHADVATVMWRRMLGILGDVNTIKDPEIHAQVFDYLCELWQNLAKIRDNLGISVDNQSSPPPPDLIPPLRILTPWLFKATMLSEKYKQGKLHAYKLICKIMKRRQDVSPNSDFLTHFYIIMHSGLLHQDQDIVNTIIKHCSPRFFSIGLPGATMLILDFIAAASRVTACSSLNAPRVEAQILLGSLVCFPNLYEELPALHPTTADVIPTKFKDVKEHIIKNILTSARDEPSAPARCVALCSLGLWLCEELVHDTRHPQIKEALNVICVTLKFPNKTVALVASDILHLLINYVDHLQNFPPDTPKKIVEILIATITYLLPTTESSPHELDKRLVVSLLLCLLDWVMALPPKTLLQPIQTLSQDKDKSDRTVLSAIYKVLHGCVYGAQSFSNPRYFPLNLSDLSSSTFDPFLVLEGLKEPEPLHSPDSERSSKIQPVTEVRSRIQQGLISIAARMLVSHLLNHLSHFPLGAGGPAALTSQVCENHDNPYCQSTDLAPELFHTPNLQFFVLNGSTLLSCLQSRSDDNMAAGLVAPDACVRLIVRDISGKHSWDSAVLYGPPQCASQGRAPRSHTISCPAGGDREQVTEQDSVEQDEKDDLSENKDVEKEEEEEEEEEEETLLETMAPLAKRQCREMIPSWDSLQDGEDVLDEVLQYLGSSSPECLQRTGMPLNIPALPPCCVSEKQENDVINAILKQSTEELDFAAKHGNDVHMKAMEQQEPTAQRPQSAFYYCRFLLNILGMNSWEKRSSFHLLKKNEKLLRELKNLDSRQCRETHKIAVFYVAEGQEDKHSILSNTSGSQAYEDFVSGLGWEVNLTSHCGFMGGLQKNKSTGLTMPYFATSTVEVMFHVSTRMPPDSDDSLTKKLRHLGNDEVHIVWSEHTRDYRRGIIPTEFGDVLIIIYPMKNHMYSIQIIKKPEVPFFGPLFDGAIVDSKILPTMVRATAINASRALKSLITLYQNFYEERARYLESIVQHHVELSTFEDYAARMFSPAPFHHPPSESDDNHTLVCI, encoded by the exons TCTCACATCTATTACGTCTTCTTTGAGAACTTTGTCAATATTGAAGCAAATCTGAAACAGAAAG GTCATAAATCACAGAGGGAAGAGCTCGACTCCATTCTGTTTATAtttgag AAAATTTTGCAGTTGTTGCCAGAACGGATTCACGGAAGATGGCAGTTTCACAGCATCG GTCTCATTCTGAAGAAACTCCTACACACCGGAAACTCCCTGAAG atccgCAGGGAGGGCGTGCGTCTCTTCCTGCTCTGGCTCCAGGCTCTGCAGTACAACGCACTAAGAGAGCAGCTGTGGATTTTCGCCTGTTTGATCCCAGGATTTCCGTCTCctcagtgtgaacacacaccacggACCCTGGACAGCATCATCAACCCCACACTTATCCTTCATGAGG ttCAGGTGATTCCTGAGGAGATCAGCCCCCTGGTTCTGCCCCAGTCCAGTGATAAAGCTCAGGAGGATCTGACCGGTTACTTCCTGGAGGCGTTACTGAAGTACATGGtcaaccag gctaAGAGTCTGGAGTGGAGATGCAGAGAGAACCATGAGAAGGGTTTTGCATTTCTCTTTGCCAACTTTAAGAAGTTTTATCTTCCTCACATCTTCCCAAACTTCTCCAAGGACAGCAGCCTGTACTCTCCCATCCTGG ACATTCCCCCGATGAGGCCGAGGCCATCTTACGTGGTCGTGAAAAGGGACCCGGACACTAACGAGGCTCTGTACTGCACTAAAGAGAGCTTCCTGAACGCACGAGTCATCTTCATCCGCTGGCTCGTCTCCTTCTGGCTCGAACCCAAATCCAACACGCTGACAAACATCCTCGGGGTGGAGGGAGAGAACGTGCCAAAGAACATCCAG agagcaGCTGCTGGTCTGGCCATGCGATTAGAAGAAGGTGGTCCTCGATCTGCAGCTCTGGATGGAGGAGGAGAACCAGAGCAGTCTCACTCCAACACGAGCActctgacagagagagaaccgAGCTCGTCCAGTCTCTGCAGCATGGACGGAGAGAACCTCAGTGCCATAGAGGTGGTAAAGAATGTTCTCTACTCCTCCAGGACCAACGTGAACTTCATCATCGAGGTCTTCAGACAG gcgtTTCTTTTGCCGATGTGTGAGGCAGCAGCGATGCGGAAGGTGGTGCGTGTGTATCAGGAGTGGATCTCTCAGGAGGAAAAGCCACCATTTATGGCAGAACCAGAGGAAGATGAGCACAACATCGACCCTCACGACCTTGTTCTAGGACACGGCTCAGAGAACCACCACAAG gAGAGAGTGATGAAGGACAATGAGATGTTGGAGTACTGTGTACATGCAGGGCTTCAGGCCACGctacag GTTTTCGTCATCAACTCCTCCAACGTTTTCCTGTTAGAACCAGCTAACGAGCTGAAGCTTCTGCTGGAGGAACACATCGACATGTCCAAGCGTGTCCTCAACATCTACCGCAGCCTTGTCATGCACCAGAACATGGACCAGAAAACATG ggagcAGATCCTGCTGGTGTTGCTGAGggtgacagagtgtgtgatgaAGAGGCCTCCATCCATAATGCCCCAGGGCAAAAAGAATAACACGCTCTCTGGCCGGTTAGCAGGAGCCCTTTTtcag ACTCTGATCGTGGCGTGGATTAAAGCGAACCTGAATGTGTTTATCTCTCGGGATCTGTGGGACGAGCTGCTCTCTGTGCTCTCCTCTCTCACCTGCTGGGAGGAACTGGTCACTGAGTGGTCCCTCACCATGGAGACCCTCACCAAGGTGCTGGCCAGGAACCTGTACAGTCTGGACCTGAATGAGCTTCCACTCGATAAACTCAGTGAGCAGAAACTGAAGAAACACAAGGGCAAAG GTGGTGGTCATGAAGGACAGAAGATGGTGGTAGATCGTTCTTTCTCTAAAGGATGGAGTCGTGATCCTCCGGGTCAGACTGTAGCCATGAGACAACGCAGCGCCACCACCGCCGGCTCGCCGGGCATCGAGAAGGCCAGGAGCATCGTTAGGCAGAAAACCATTG CGTTGCGTAGCCGCTCGACGGGTGACAGTCTGTTATCGGCGGCATTTATCCGCAGTGCTAAAAGTGCTCCTGTGCTAATCCACCCTGTGCACCCTCTCCTTCCTGACTCTGTCCTCACTCCCCTAGCTGATGAGCTGTCAG acatggAGGATCCCCCTCCATCTCTTCGTGCTCCACGTGTACGTCACTCATCTCAGAGCGAAGAGAGTCCAGCAGGTGAAGTGTTCTGTGTCTCGACCGAGGTGGATCAGGCGCCGCTCCCACGCAGCAGCAGCACTTCTGACATCATGGAGCCACTTGTGAAAGgtgcacttcctgtttctgacactccctctcacactgaCCCCACCCACTGCCCCTCCCACAGCCCTGCCCATTCCCTTGAAGGAGCAGATAGCATCTACGAGCACCTGTGCCAGGGATCAGAGCCAGAGCCTCAGCTCACTTTTGTACCTGATTGGACATTTCTGgaggccacacccacaaccGCACAAACCTTACCTGAtggaggaggaacaggaggcAGAGTGGATGACTTCACCCAGGAGGAGATGGAGCCAGGTCCAGAGGAAAAGGAGGATGAGCCAGAGCTGGGTGATCAGAGTTTCTATGACTGCCTAGAGCAGTGCGATGCAGAGCAAGTGATCCATCAGAAGCCGTTATGTAGGCAGGATGCAACAGAGCACCTGGTGGAAATCAACTCCGCCCCACATTCCGGGCTCCGCCCTCGAAATAAAAAGCGTCCAGGAGGTGGAGTTCACGTCACTTTCCGTCCTTCCACCGAGTCGGTACACTTCCTGAACCCTCTAGATCCAAAGGAAGCTCACTGGAAAAGTCGACTACGACGTCTAGGGCACTTCAATGCACACTCGCACCCTGGCGCAGGACCAGCAACGAAGCTCAGAGACGCTTCTGAAGAGGGCGACAGTGTGCGTTCCCGCCAGCAGAGCGCACTTTTAGGTGGCGTTTATAAATCTGTGGCTCACGCTCTCTCCAAACCGAAGAGCCATGGAAAAACCACGGCATCAGATGCACACCTGAAAGACCTGTACACACATTTTATCGGCTATTTTGGAAGAAAAGCTCCAG ccagtAAAGATGACCTGACACAGAAGATGCGGCCTGTGTCGAGTGATGTGGAGAGCAGTAACCCCAATGTCAGTGATCTGATGGACGAGTTTATCCAGGAGCGCCTCAGAAGCGGAGGAACCTCG GGATTGACGAGGCGAGGCAGTAGTCCGGGCAGTTTGGAGATTCCTAAAGATTTTCCGGATGTGTTGACTCACTCGAACACCACACGCCCCGCCGATGACCCTGGCGTACCCTCTGAGTGGACCTCACCTGCCAGTGCCAGCGGGAGTGACATCATCAGCTCcgacagccaatcagattccTTCAATGCCTTCCAGTATGACAGCAAGTTTGAGA atttcaGCTTTGCCCCTGAGGTATGTGCAGTGGGCTGTATGGAgcaggagagtgtgtgtggggcagCACATGTGGTGGATGAACAGGATCACTCCAGTCTTACTACACTGCACATCGACTCTGAGACCAGCAGCCTGAGTCAACAAGGACTGTCTGCTGATACACTCACCAtcactg GTTCTCGGAGTGCGTCCCCAgtacactctcgctcacacactccatCTCCAGCTACACTCACAACTGAACACACGGAACACAAAGATCTTCAGCTGGATGAGAAACTCCATCACTCTGTCCTACAGACCCCCGACGAcctgg AGACGAGCGAGTTTCCCACAGAGGACTGCAGCGTGATGGCTGGGGGGTCGCTCACTGGTTGGCATGCTGACGTTGCCACGGTGATGTGGAGAAGGATGCTTGGTATACTGGGAGATGTGAACACTATTAAAGACCCGGAGATCCACGCTCAGGTGTTTGATTACCTCTGTGAGCTCTGGCAGAACCTGGCCAAg aTCCGTGATAATCTGGGAATCTCTGTGGACAATCAGAGTTCTCCTCCTCCCCCAGACCTGATTCCACCACTGAGAATCCTCACACCCTGGCTCTTTAAA gccaCTATGTTGTCAGAGAAGTACAAACAGGGAAAGCTTCACGCATATAAACTCATCTGTAAGATCATGAAGAGGAGACAAGACGTCTCACCCAACTCCGACTTCCTCACACATTTCTACATCATCATGCACAGTGGCCTGCTGCACCAggaccag gacattGTGAACACCATTATTAAACATTGCTCACCCCGGTTCTTCTCCATCGGGCTCCCGGGAGCCACCATGCTCATCCTGGACTTCATCGCTGCAGCCAGCAGAGTGACAGCCTGCTCTTCTCTTAAC gcccCGAGAGTGGAGGCTCAGATCTTGTTGGGTTCTCTGGTGTGTTTCCCGAACCTGTATGAGGAGCTTCCTGCTCTTCACCCCACCACTGCTGATGTCATACCCACCAAATTTAAGGACGTCAAG GaacacattattaaaaacatcttAACCTCAGCTAGAGATGAGCCGTCTGCCCCCGCCAg gtgtgtagctctgtgtagttTGGGTCTATGGCTGTGTGAGGAACTTGTCCATGACACACGACACCCACAGATTAAAGAAGCTTTAAATGTCATCTGCGTCACATTAAAG tttCCCAATAAAACCGTAGCACTGGTGGCTTCAGACATCCTGCATCTCCTCATCAACTATGTGGACCATCTGCAAAACTTCCCTCCCGACACACCCAAGAAAATAGTGGAG atccTCATTGCCACCATCACCTACCTGCTGCCTACTACTGAGTCTTCTCCTCATGAGCTGGACAAgagg ctggTAGTGTCCCTCCTGCTGTGTTTGTTGGACTGGGTCATGGCTCTTCCTCCGAAAACTCTTCTACAGCCAATTCAGACTCTctcacaggacaaagacaaatcAGACAGAACTGTCCTCAGTGCCATCTAtaag gtgCTGCACGGCTGTGTGTACGGAGCTCAGAGTTTCAGTAATCCCCGTTATTTCCCTCTGAATCTCTCTGACCTCAGCAGTTCGACCTTTGATCCCTTCCTAGTGCTGGAGGGTCTGAAGGAGCCCGAGCCCCTGCACTCCCCCGACTCGGAGCGCTCGTCTAAAATACAGCCGGTTACTGAAg tgaggAGCCGTATTCAGCAGGGTCTGATCTCCATTGCTGCTCGGATGCTGGTGTCTCACCTGTTGAatcacctgtctcacttccCCCTTGGTGCGGGTGGTCCGGCTGCTTTGACCAGTCAGGTGTGTGAGAACCATGACAACCCGTACTGCCAGAGCACTGATCTTGCCCCCGAGCTCTTCCACACACCCAACCTGCAGTTCTTTGTTCTGAACGGTTCCACGCTGCTCTCCTGCCTCCAGAGCCGCTCTGATGACAACATGGCTGCCGGTCTGGTCGCCCCTGACGCCTGCGTCCGCCTCATCGTCAGAGACATCTCCGGCAAGCATTCGTGGGATTCGGCCGTGCTGTACGGCCCACCGCAGTGCGCTTCTCAGGGCCGAGCGCCACGCTCGCACACCATCTCCTGTCCTGCAGGAGGCGACAGAGAGCAGGTTACAGAGCAAGACTCGGTAGAGCAGGATGAGAAGGATGACCTGTCTGAGAACAAGGATGtggaaaaagaggaagaagaagaagaggaagaggaagaggagactCTTTTAGAGACCATGGCTCCATTAGCGAAGCGGCAATGTCGAGAAATGATTCCCAGTTGGGATTCTCTTCAGGATGGTGAAGATGTTTTGGATGAGGTTCTGCAGTACTTGGGTTCCTCAAGTCCAGAGTGCCTGCAAAGAACCGGAATGCCACTGAACATCCCGGCTCTGCCCCCATGCTGCGTGTCGGAGAAACAGGAGAACGATGTGATCAATGCCATCCTGAAACAGAGCACAGAGGAGTTGGACTTCGCTGCTAAACACGGGAACGACGTCCACATGAAGGCGATGGAGCAGCAGGAGCCCACGGCCCAGAGACCACAGTCTGCCTTCTACTACTGCAGGTTCCTGCTCAACATCCTGGGCATGAACTCCTGGGAGAAGAG GAGCAGCTTCCACCTGCTGAAGAAGAACGAGAAGCTGCTAAGGGAGCTGAAGAACCTCGATTCCAGACAGTG CCGTGAGACACACAAGATTGCAGTTTTTTATGTGGCGGAGGGACAGGAGGACAAACACTCCATTCTGTCCAACACTAGTGGCAGTCAGGCATACGAGGACTTTGTATCTGGACTGGGATGGGAG gtgaacCTGACGAGTCACTGTGGCTTTATGGGAGGTCTCCAGAAAAATAAGAGTACAGGTCTGACCATGCCGTACTTCGCCACGTCCACAGTGGAGGTCATGTTCCATGTGTCCACTCGCATGCCTCCTGACTCAGATGACTCGCTCACCAAAAAG ctgaggcACCTGGGGAATGACGAAGTTCACATCGTCTGGTCAGAACACACACGGGACTACAGGAGGGGAATAATCCCCACTGAGTTTGGAGACgtcctcatcatcatctacCCCATGAAGAACCACATGTACAGCATCCAGATCATCAAGAAACCAGag